In the Oncorhynchus keta strain PuntledgeMale-10-30-2019 chromosome 29, Oket_V2, whole genome shotgun sequence genome, one interval contains:
- the LOC118361896 gene encoding zinc finger protein 184-like isoform X2, producing the protein MANCMVFHTQIASIMEVLANAAVADICKLVDDDYAVFRLEITQSQKENRTLRRKLQLLELKEARERAERTMTRGRVVPGEGNLTGGHRISVKPAGHNTWRDDQPITIGEGSGPSTQHIIMIESADAEADGPEVKLERSEGEVDPRHSRDIQTGVPPVAMDDPTTAPVQPRTRRISTEVSGTLTAVLKSETDTETLTGLGRLGSPPAPRSEYLLYGNLSPRTVLSHQDTGDALQTSNDPSCSYATETEMIPSDISVDLDKQTNPMRGDWNRYSSSVYSERCLNKKGEVIVLDDMIVKVEDDTPLTWNANETHIGHSQGNTSDYLDYRESLERNPNVATHSPLHAFRDRDPESTSMGPSDSHGRILFDQVLNSNDRARAQAQGGGATSGNTKEKRFLCKFCHKGFSCLQKVESHQRVHTGEKSFSCTQCEKRFSHQHHLKRHQRVHTGEKPYSCPQCEKRFSRQDQLKMHLKVHTGERPFACTHCGKRFSERSYLRTHQQKHHSTLT; encoded by the exons ATGGCTAACtgtatggtttttcacactcaaatagcctccatcatggaggtgctggcgaatgcagccgtggcagacatttgtaaactcgtagacgacgactatgcagtgtttcgtttagaaataactcaaagccagaaagaaaacaggaCATTGCGGAGGAAACTTCAGCTACTGGAACTGAAGGAGGCACGGGAGCGCGCAGAGAGGACAATGACGCGAGGACGCGTCGTCCCAG GTGAAGGAAATCTCACTGGAGGCCACAGGATCTctgtgaagccagcaggacacaatacatggagagatgaccaaccaatcactATTGGTGAGGGGAGTGGACCCTCAACCCAGCACATTATCATGATAGAG TCTGCAGATGCAGAGGCTGATGGCCCTGAGGTCAAGCTTGAGAGGTCTGAAGGAGAGGTGGACCCACGGCACAGCAGAGACATCCAGACTGGAGTGCCCCCTGTAGCCATGGATGACCCAACCACTGCCCCAGTGCAACCCAGGACCCGACGCATCAGCACGGAGGTCAGTGGAACGCTGACCGCCGTACtcaagtcagagacagacaccgagacTTTAACGGGGCTGGGGCGACTGGGCAGTCCTCCTGCTCCCCGCTCAGAGTATTTACTTTACGGTAACCTGAGCCCGAGGACAGTTCTATCACATCAGGACACAGGTGACGCGTTACAGACTAGCAATGATCCGTCCTGTTCATATGCTACAGAGACCGAGATGATACCTAGTGATATATCTGTGGACTTAGATAAACAGACTAATCCAATGAGAGGGGACTGGAAccggtacagtagtagtgtatactCTGAACGGTGCCTAAATAAGAAAGGGGAGGTTATAGTCTTAGATGACATGATTGTGAAAGTGGAGGACGACACTCCTCTGACATGGAATGCAAACGAAACTCACATAGGACACTCGCAGGGCAACACCAGTGACTACTTAGACTACAGGGAAAGCTTAGAGAGAAATCCAAATGTCGCAACCCACTCCCCTTTACACGCGTTCAGGGATCGCGATCCAGAGTCCACGTCAATGGGGCCTTCTGATTCACACGGCCGCATTCTTTTTGATCAGGTATTGAACTCAAATGACAGGGCTAGAGCCCAGGCTCAGGGAGGGGGAGCAACATCAGGCAATACAAAAGAGAAACGGTTCCTCTGCAAGTTCTGTCACAAAGGCTTTAGCTGCCTCCAGAAGGTGGAGAgtcaccagagggtccacacaggggagaaatcgttcagctgtacccagtgtgagaagaggttctcccaccagcaccacctgaagaggcaccagagggtccacactggggagaaaccctacagctgcccccagtgtgagaagaggttctcccgCCAGGACCAGCTGAAGATGCATCTGAAGGTCCACACTGGAGAAAGGCCATTCGCCTGTACACACTGTGGGAAAaggttctcagagaggagctaCCTCAGGACACACCAGCAAAAACACCATTCAACTCTAACATAG
- the LOC118361896 gene encoding gastrula zinc finger protein XlCGF48.2-like isoform X1, with amino-acid sequence MANCMVFHTQIASIMEVLANAAVADICKLVDDDYAVFRLEITQSQKENRTLRRKLQLLELKEARERAERTMTRGRVVPGSSTTSSVNILDRYRGMARGEGNLTGGHRISVKPAGHNTWRDDQPITIGEGSGPSTQHIIMIESADAEADGPEVKLERSEGEVDPRHSRDIQTGVPPVAMDDPTTAPVQPRTRRISTEVSGTLTAVLKSETDTETLTGLGRLGSPPAPRSEYLLYGNLSPRTVLSHQDTGDALQTSNDPSCSYATETEMIPSDISVDLDKQTNPMRGDWNRYSSSVYSERCLNKKGEVIVLDDMIVKVEDDTPLTWNANETHIGHSQGNTSDYLDYRESLERNPNVATHSPLHAFRDRDPESTSMGPSDSHGRILFDQVLNSNDRARAQAQGGGATSGNTKEKRFLCKFCHKGFSCLQKVESHQRVHTGEKSFSCTQCEKRFSHQHHLKRHQRVHTGEKPYSCPQCEKRFSRQDQLKMHLKVHTGERPFACTHCGKRFSERSYLRTHQQKHHSTLT; translated from the exons ATGGCTAACtgtatggtttttcacactcaaatagcctccatcatggaggtgctggcgaatgcagccgtggcagacatttgtaaactcgtagacgacgactatgcagtgtttcgtttagaaataactcaaagccagaaagaaaacaggaCATTGCGGAGGAAACTTCAGCTACTGGAACTGAAGGAGGCACGGGAGCGCGCAGAGAGGACAATGACGCGAGGACGCGTCGTCCCAGGTAGTTCGACTACGAGTAGTGTCAATATCCTGGACCGATACAGAGGAATGGCAAGAG GTGAAGGAAATCTCACTGGAGGCCACAGGATCTctgtgaagccagcaggacacaatacatggagagatgaccaaccaatcactATTGGTGAGGGGAGTGGACCCTCAACCCAGCACATTATCATGATAGAG TCTGCAGATGCAGAGGCTGATGGCCCTGAGGTCAAGCTTGAGAGGTCTGAAGGAGAGGTGGACCCACGGCACAGCAGAGACATCCAGACTGGAGTGCCCCCTGTAGCCATGGATGACCCAACCACTGCCCCAGTGCAACCCAGGACCCGACGCATCAGCACGGAGGTCAGTGGAACGCTGACCGCCGTACtcaagtcagagacagacaccgagacTTTAACGGGGCTGGGGCGACTGGGCAGTCCTCCTGCTCCCCGCTCAGAGTATTTACTTTACGGTAACCTGAGCCCGAGGACAGTTCTATCACATCAGGACACAGGTGACGCGTTACAGACTAGCAATGATCCGTCCTGTTCATATGCTACAGAGACCGAGATGATACCTAGTGATATATCTGTGGACTTAGATAAACAGACTAATCCAATGAGAGGGGACTGGAAccggtacagtagtagtgtatactCTGAACGGTGCCTAAATAAGAAAGGGGAGGTTATAGTCTTAGATGACATGATTGTGAAAGTGGAGGACGACACTCCTCTGACATGGAATGCAAACGAAACTCACATAGGACACTCGCAGGGCAACACCAGTGACTACTTAGACTACAGGGAAAGCTTAGAGAGAAATCCAAATGTCGCAACCCACTCCCCTTTACACGCGTTCAGGGATCGCGATCCAGAGTCCACGTCAATGGGGCCTTCTGATTCACACGGCCGCATTCTTTTTGATCAGGTATTGAACTCAAATGACAGGGCTAGAGCCCAGGCTCAGGGAGGGGGAGCAACATCAGGCAATACAAAAGAGAAACGGTTCCTCTGCAAGTTCTGTCACAAAGGCTTTAGCTGCCTCCAGAAGGTGGAGAgtcaccagagggtccacacaggggagaaatcgttcagctgtacccagtgtgagaagaggttctcccaccagcaccacctgaagaggcaccagagggtccacactggggagaaaccctacagctgcccccagtgtgagaagaggttctcccgCCAGGACCAGCTGAAGATGCATCTGAAGGTCCACACTGGAGAAAGGCCATTCGCCTGTACACACTGTGGGAAAaggttctcagagaggagctaCCTCAGGACACACCAGCAAAAACACCATTCAACTCTAACATAG